The Cylindrospermopsis curvispora GIHE-G1 genome contains a region encoding:
- a CDS encoding M48 family metalloprotease, with amino-acid sequence MGNQFKTLALLAALSGLLIAISYWIIGGSGGIILGIGLAAITNLFSWYQSDKIALAVYNAQPVSEAQLPGLYRMVAKLSSRANIPMPKLYIVPTYTANAFATGRDPEHAAVAVTEGILNILPEEELEGVIAHELTHIVNRDTLTQAVAATVAGAISLLAQMLSYSLWFGGGSRDNNRGGNPLGVLLTVMLAPLAATIIQLAISRTREFSADAGAAKITGNPRALARALQTLEANARETPLDANPAFEPLLIISPISGQFLANLFSSHPSTQSRVQALLQLEN; translated from the coding sequence ATGGGAAATCAATTCAAGACTCTTGCTCTATTAGCAGCTCTGAGTGGATTATTAATTGCTATTAGTTATTGGATCATAGGTGGTAGTGGTGGAATAATCCTGGGGATTGGTTTAGCAGCAATTACCAACCTATTCTCCTGGTATCAATCAGATAAAATTGCCTTAGCGGTATATAATGCTCAGCCAGTGAGTGAAGCCCAGTTACCCGGTCTTTATCGTATGGTAGCAAAATTATCAAGCCGCGCCAATATACCTATGCCTAAGTTGTATATTGTGCCTACTTATACTGCTAATGCTTTTGCTACTGGTAGAGATCCAGAACATGCAGCAGTTGCAGTGACAGAAGGAATCTTAAATATTTTACCGGAAGAGGAATTAGAAGGAGTAATTGCTCATGAGCTCACCCACATAGTTAATAGGGATACTCTAACTCAAGCTGTAGCTGCTACGGTTGCTGGTGCAATTTCCTTGCTGGCACAAATGTTGAGTTATAGTCTTTGGTTTGGCGGTGGTTCAAGGGACAACAACAGGGGAGGAAATCCCTTGGGAGTGTTATTGACAGTTATGTTGGCACCCCTAGCAGCAACAATTATACAGTTGGCAATTTCTCGCACCAGAGAATTTTCCGCTGATGCTGGTGCTGCTAAAATAACAGGAAATCCCAGAGCTCTAGCTCGAGCTTTACAAACATTAGAAGCAAATGCTAGAGAAACACCTTTGGATGCTAATCCAGCTTTTGAGCCATTATTAATTATCAGTCCTATTTCTGGACAGTTTTTGGCTAATTTATTCTCTAGTCATCCATCAACCCAGTCCCGTGTGCAAGCGCTGTTACAATTAGAGAATTAA
- a CDS encoding ROK family protein, with protein MTLILALDFGGTKLAAGTVEAGSREWLRRESQLSPKNGDALNDLEIMRSLISAVLDNRRADAIGVSFGGPVDAQTGIVRLSHHVPGWENIPLKLLLEEEYKAPVSIDNDANVAAIGEHRFGSGQGYDSLFYITISTGVGGGWILNNQLWQGTGGMAGEIGHIVVDPRGPVCLCGKRGCVERFASGPYIAQNARELLEKVAQQSTSSGENVQGDILRQLVDNNVDLITGQIVSLAASNGDELAKSVLYTAAWALGVGIGNVANLMNPQRFILGGGVTKAGDSFWSIVRKTAHQTALPEVNFEIVRAVLGDDAPLWGAVALGLDISYSGYRI; from the coding sequence ATGACATTAATATTGGCGCTAGACTTCGGGGGAACTAAATTGGCCGCAGGCACTGTAGAAGCAGGCTCAAGAGAATGGTTACGCCGTGAAAGTCAGTTATCACCAAAAAATGGGGACGCATTAAATGACCTAGAAATCATGCGATCGCTCATCAGTGCTGTACTAGACAATCGTAGAGCGGATGCCATAGGAGTTAGTTTTGGTGGACCAGTGGATGCACAAACGGGAATAGTCAGACTTTCCCATCATGTACCTGGTTGGGAAAATATTCCGTTAAAACTACTATTAGAAGAGGAATATAAAGCTCCAGTTAGTATAGACAATGATGCGAATGTTGCTGCCATAGGAGAGCACCGCTTTGGTTCTGGACAGGGATACGACAGCTTGTTTTACATTACCATAAGTACAGGAGTAGGCGGAGGATGGATTTTAAATAATCAACTTTGGCAAGGCACGGGAGGGATGGCGGGAGAAATTGGTCATATAGTAGTAGATCCTAGAGGTCCAGTATGTTTATGTGGTAAAAGAGGGTGTGTAGAGCGTTTTGCATCGGGTCCTTACATTGCGCAAAATGCCAGAGAATTATTAGAAAAAGTAGCACAACAATCGACCAGTTCTGGTGAGAATGTCCAGGGAGATATACTACGACAGTTAGTAGATAATAATGTAGATTTAATCACTGGGCAAATAGTCAGTTTAGCAGCATCAAATGGAGATGAGTTAGCAAAATCAGTGTTATATACAGCAGCTTGGGCTTTAGGAGTAGGTATTGGCAATGTAGCTAACTTGATGAATCCCCAGAGATTTATCTTAGGTGGTGGGGTAACAAAAGCAGGTGATAGTTTTTGGAGCATTGTGAGAAAAACAGCCCATCAAACTGCTTTACCAGAAGTGAATTTCGAGATAGTGCGAGCGGTTTTAGGAGATGATGCACCATTGTGGGGAGCAGTAGCTTTGGGTTTAGATATTAGCTATTCTGGATACAGAATCTGA
- a CDS encoding sucrase ferredoxin, with amino-acid sequence MKNFFCSDYSRQIGEEIIGSATNYQTYVLVECPPPWISEAFGSKWVPSNLQLLNRELQSKKLPVRFLLIAKEDSHKNQETTLLIYHKPQGLTKSYIKREFKLPNIDLVEGEIRKWLAGKNSDYEIQNKFTRDILICTHGSHDQCCARYGNPFYFHAQKTIMELQLEEVRIWRSSHIGGHRFAPTAIDLPEARYYGLLDQQSLEAILCRAGDIKILDRVYRGWGLLPPALQVLEREIIYIQGWDWFNNKVSGRVLEQSMDNNTVLAELSYENSAGCLYTLQAKLIKDTVKTRIFKTSCHATEESLVVKYAVDNLYAKSTEVVSAL; translated from the coding sequence ATGAAAAATTTTTTTTGCTCGGACTACTCACGACAAATAGGAGAAGAAATAATTGGTAGCGCAACCAACTACCAAACTTATGTTTTGGTAGAGTGTCCACCTCCTTGGATATCAGAAGCATTTGGCTCCAAATGGGTGCCTAGTAACCTGCAATTGCTAAACAGAGAGTTACAAAGTAAGAAACTACCAGTTAGATTTTTATTGATTGCCAAGGAAGATTCCCATAAAAATCAAGAAACCACATTGCTGATCTATCATAAACCCCAGGGTTTAACAAAAAGTTATATTAAGCGAGAATTTAAGTTGCCGAATATTGATTTAGTAGAGGGAGAAATAAGAAAATGGTTGGCGGGTAAAAACAGTGATTACGAAATACAAAATAAATTTACTAGGGATATTCTTATCTGTACCCATGGCAGTCATGACCAATGTTGTGCTAGGTATGGCAACCCCTTTTATTTTCACGCCCAGAAGACAATTATGGAATTGCAATTAGAGGAAGTGAGAATTTGGAGATCTAGTCATATTGGTGGACATCGTTTCGCCCCTACAGCTATAGATTTACCGGAAGCTAGATACTATGGACTATTGGATCAACAGTCCTTGGAAGCGATTTTATGTCGTGCTGGAGACATTAAAATTCTAGATAGGGTCTATCGTGGGTGGGGTCTTCTACCACCAGCATTACAGGTTTTAGAGAGGGAAATAATTTATATTCAGGGATGGGATTGGTTTAATAACAAGGTGTCAGGAAGAGTGTTAGAACAGAGTATGGACAATAATACAGTGTTAGCAGAACTAAGTTATGAAAATTCTGCTGGTTGTTTATATACTCTTCAAGCCAAACTTATCAAAGATACGGTCAAAACCCGAATCTTCAAAACTTCTTGTCATGCAACAGAAGAGTCATTAGTTGTTAAGTATGCTGTTGACAACCTCTATGCTAAGTCCACAGAGGTTGTATCTGCGCTTTAG
- a CDS encoding phycobilisome rod-core linker polypeptide translates to MTIPLLKYSPSSQNQRVKSFEIPGDENPPVYTMEGTPSISEVNELIWAAYRQIFNEQQILRSNRQLTLESQLKHNSISVRDFIRGLLLSETFRVRNYDTNNNYRFVEMCIQRVLGRNVYGKQETMAWSIILGTKGRQGFIDALLNSEEYESNFGDYTVPYHRRRVIAQHSMGELPFSQFPRYDQYYRQQLENLGYFQNKAPLSYLWKWQQPPYHPIYLVLSSGFGILGNLLILAGTIYVILTYYGLVNF, encoded by the coding sequence ATGACCATTCCTTTACTAAAATATTCTCCATCCAGTCAAAACCAAAGAGTGAAAAGTTTTGAAATTCCTGGAGATGAAAATCCGCCAGTTTACACCATGGAAGGGACTCCTTCTATCTCAGAGGTTAATGAGTTAATTTGGGCTGCTTATCGGCAAATTTTTAATGAGCAGCAAATTTTGAGGAGTAATCGTCAGTTAACTCTGGAGTCTCAATTAAAACATAACAGCATTAGCGTCAGAGATTTTATTAGAGGACTATTGTTGTCGGAGACCTTTCGTGTACGGAACTATGACACGAACAATAATTATCGATTCGTAGAAATGTGTATCCAGAGAGTGCTGGGAAGAAACGTCTACGGTAAACAAGAAACCATGGCTTGGTCGATAATTTTGGGAACAAAAGGAAGACAAGGTTTCATTGATGCACTGCTCAATAGTGAGGAATATGAAAGTAATTTTGGTGATTATACAGTTCCCTATCATCGGCGAAGAGTAATTGCCCAACATAGTATGGGAGAATTACCTTTTAGCCAATTTCCCCGTTATGATCAGTATTATCGTCAACAACTAGAGAATTTGGGTTATTTCCAAAATAAAGCGCCTCTAAGCTATCTATGGAAATGGCAACAACCTCCTTACCATCCAATTTATCTAGTCTTATCATCAGGCTTTGGAATATTAGGAAATCTGTTGATTTTAGCTGGGACAATTTATGTGATTCTCACTTATTATGGTCTAGTTAATTTTTAA
- the crcB gene encoding fluoride efflux transporter CrcB: MLQDLTLRQLLAISLGAIAGALARYYLTFWLTLKLGTNFPYGTFFINLSGCAAMGFFTGWMGQKTIVSQEVRLMISTGFLGAYTTFSTYSLESLALVQGGDFFKAIFYWLGSAVLGVTSLYLGIAFARYLL, encoded by the coding sequence ATGTTACAAGATCTCACTCTCCGTCAATTATTAGCCATTAGTTTAGGAGCGATCGCTGGTGCTTTGGCTCGTTATTATTTAACCTTTTGGTTGACGCTGAAATTGGGTACAAATTTTCCCTATGGGACATTTTTTATTAATCTTAGTGGTTGTGCAGCAATGGGGTTTTTTACCGGTTGGATGGGACAAAAAACCATAGTTTCACAGGAGGTAAGGTTAATGATCTCCACGGGCTTTTTAGGCGCATATACAACTTTTTCTACATATAGTTTAGAGTCCCTAGCCTTAGTTCAGGGGGGAGATTTTTTCAAGGCCATTTTTTATTGGTTAGGTAGTGCAGTTTTAGGGGTTACTAGCTTATACTTGGGTATAGCATTTGCTCGTTATTTACTGTAG
- a CDS encoding potassium channel family protein yields the protein MKPRIIVCGLGRTGYKIFRLLRQQGALVVGIHRRPIAGETTGDVIIGELCAASTLQTAGVEQAHTLVIATADDGINLSVMMQARVLNPNIRIINRFYNTNLGERLDHALIDHLSMSVVGLAAPVFTFAALGNKAVGEIKLFDQTWPIHEEYIDDNHPWQGKKISDLWEEKTRMLIYYLPTTGKMNLVSAVLSEQRLKIGDRLIIGIQPRVSYTRKSWARKIIKILTSIRHFQKHAQSVIAMAIVLFIIILIATLTYVYAKLNISFVDALYFAVGMITGAGGNDKVVEAAPNSIKVFTIVMMLAGAVVFGLWYAMLTDFVLGSRLKQFWDAARIPQRHHYIVCGLSGIGIKIVQQLNASGNEVVVIETDTHNKYVSTARGMGIPVILADASFRTTLQISNIDTANAVLAVTNNDAINLEIALKAKGLAPKIPVVVNYADPDFAGMAKQVFGFEAVLSPAELAAPAFAAAALGGRIIGNGIIGDNLWVAFATLISPNHPFCGQWVKDVARYADFVPLYVETNHQTLHGWDLLETNLSAGDILYLTIPANRLYQLWREEQEMVG from the coding sequence ATGAAACCTCGAATTATTGTTTGTGGATTAGGTCGAACTGGTTATAAGATCTTTCGTCTACTGAGACAACAGGGCGCCCTAGTTGTTGGTATTCATCGTAGACCCATTGCAGGGGAAACTACAGGAGATGTGATTATTGGAGAGCTATGTGCAGCTTCTACCCTACAAACAGCAGGAGTTGAACAGGCACATACTCTAGTAATTGCCACAGCTGATGATGGTATAAATTTATCAGTTATGATGCAAGCTCGGGTACTAAATCCTAATATTCGCATTATTAACCGATTTTATAATACTAATTTAGGAGAACGTTTAGATCATGCCCTGATAGATCATCTGAGTATGAGTGTTGTGGGTCTAGCAGCACCCGTATTTACCTTTGCTGCTTTAGGAAATAAAGCTGTAGGAGAAATTAAATTATTTGATCAAACCTGGCCAATTCATGAGGAATATATTGATGACAATCATCCATGGCAAGGAAAAAAAATCAGTGACCTATGGGAAGAAAAAACACGAATGCTGATTTATTATTTACCTACCACGGGAAAAATGAATTTGGTATCCGCAGTATTATCAGAACAACGTTTAAAAATAGGCGATCGCCTGATTATTGGTATCCAACCACGGGTCAGTTACACACGCAAATCATGGGCTAGGAAAATAATTAAAATCCTCACCAGTATTAGGCATTTTCAGAAGCATGCCCAATCAGTAATTGCCATGGCAATAGTATTATTTATAATTATTTTAATTGCCACACTTACTTATGTATATGCCAAATTAAATATTTCATTTGTGGATGCATTATATTTTGCTGTGGGGATGATTACAGGTGCGGGTGGTAATGATAAAGTTGTGGAAGCAGCACCAAACAGCATTAAAGTATTCACAATTGTTATGATGTTAGCAGGAGCAGTGGTATTTGGTCTTTGGTATGCCATGTTAACAGATTTCGTCTTAGGAAGTCGTCTGAAACAATTTTGGGATGCAGCGAGAATTCCTCAAAGACACCATTATATTGTTTGTGGTTTAAGTGGGATTGGGATTAAAATTGTGCAGCAATTAAATGCTAGTGGTAATGAAGTAGTAGTAATTGAAACTGATACTCATAATAAATATGTAAGCACAGCTAGGGGAATGGGCATTCCGGTGATATTAGCGGATGCCAGTTTTCGGACAACCTTACAAATTAGTAATATAGATACAGCAAATGCAGTTTTAGCAGTAACTAACAACGATGCAATCAATTTAGAAATTGCCTTAAAAGCTAAAGGTTTAGCCCCCAAAATTCCCGTAGTGGTGAATTATGCTGACCCTGATTTTGCGGGAATGGCCAAACAAGTATTTGGTTTTGAAGCAGTATTAAGTCCTGCAGAATTAGCAGCGCCAGCATTTGCTGCTGCTGCATTGGGAGGAAGAATTATTGGCAATGGTATTATAGGTGATAACTTATGGGTAGCCTTTGCAACATTGATTAGTCCTAATCACCCCTTTTGTGGTCAGTGGGTAAAGGACGTAGCTAGATATGCGGATTTTGTGCCTTTATATGTAGAAACCAATCATCAAACCCTACATGGTTGGGATTTGTTAGAAACTAATTTAAGTGCAGGGGATATTTTATATTTAACAATTCCAGCCAATCGGTTATATCAATTATGGCGTGAGGAACAGGAAATGGTGGGTTAG
- a CDS encoding DUF3110 domain-containing protein: MGVFVLIFNAGTDNEGIHSILVGNRNTIMMFESQDDATRFALMLEAQDFPMAKVEEMDQQEIEEFCREYGFDWQFVPEDSSVLITPPQKNVEKTDWEQGNSSKKTKEEQQEISNSELDSIRRRLEGLL, encoded by the coding sequence ATGGGCGTCTTTGTACTAATTTTTAATGCTGGCACAGATAATGAAGGAATTCATTCCATTTTAGTGGGTAATCGTAATACAATTATGATGTTTGAATCACAAGACGATGCAACTCGCTTCGCTTTGATGTTAGAGGCCCAGGATTTCCCCATGGCTAAAGTTGAAGAGATGGATCAACAGGAGATCGAGGAATTTTGTCGAGAGTATGGCTTTGACTGGCAATTTGTACCGGAAGATAGCAGTGTTTTGATTACCCCTCCACAAAAAAATGTGGAGAAAACAGATTGGGAACAGGGTAATTCCAGTAAAAAGACTAAGGAGGAACAACAGGAAATCTCTAATTCTGAACTAGATAGTATTCGTCGGCGATTGGAAGGGTTATTATAG